The following are encoded in a window of Syngnathoides biaculeatus isolate LvHL_M chromosome 3, ASM1980259v1, whole genome shotgun sequence genomic DNA:
- the lysmd2 gene encoding lysM and putative peptidoglycan-binding domain-containing protein 2 isoform X2, producing the protein MADFSPVLPMRDGGAAGGRMGQPIFPRSRSGSESDSELSQSLARTKIRSYGSTASVTASLGEKFIEHRVTDGDTLQGIALKYGVTMEQIKRANKLFSNDCIFLKNSLNIPVALPKRSIFNGLSLESPDGDGEAACQESASPRGAFRDVEGPSPASSPPPPPPPEDSKTTRPLAEELSAKDFLQRLDLQIRQSKQAARRLKDEEAR; encoded by the exons ATGGCGGACTTCTCTCCCGTATTACCGATGCGGGATGGAGGAGCGGCAGGAGGACGAATGGGCCAGCCTATCTTCCCCCGCTCGAGGTCCGGTTCCGAGTCGGACAGCGAACTCTCCCAAAGCCTGGCTCGGACTAAGATCCGTTCTTACGGGAGCACGGCGAGCGTCACGGCCTCTCTCGGGGAGAAATTCATCGAGCATCGGGTTACGGACGGCGACACTCTGCAGGGAATTGCCCTCAAATATGGGGTAACG ATGGAGCAGATCAAGAGAGCCAACAAGTTGTTCAGCAACGACTGCATCTTCCTCAAGAACAGCCTCAACATCCCCGTGGCGCTGCCCAAGCGCTCCATTTTTAACGGACTGTCCCTGGAGTCTCCCGACGGGGACGGCGAAGCGGCGTGTCAGGAGTCGGCGAGCCCGCGTGGCGCGTTCCGGGACGTCGAGGGACCTTCGCCGGCGTCCtctcccccgcccccgcccccgcccgaaGACTCCAAAACCACCCGCCCCCTAGCGGAAGAGCTCTCGGCCAAAGACTTCTTACAAAGACTGGACTTGCAAATCAGACAGTCGAAGCAAGCGGCGCGCAGGCTGAAAGATGAGGAAGCGAGGTGA
- the lysmd2 gene encoding lysM and putative peptidoglycan-binding domain-containing protein 2 isoform X1 codes for MADFSPVLPMRDGGAAGGRMGQPIFPRSRSGSESDSELSQSLARTKIRSYGSTASVTASLGEKFIEHRVTDGDTLQGIALKYGVTMEQIKRANKLFSNDCIFLKNSLNIPVALPKRSIFNGLSLESPDGDGEAACQESASPRGAFRDVEGPSPASSPPPPPPPEDSKTTRPLAEELSAKDFLQRLDLQIRQSKQAARRLKDEEARSSEGNATAPASSYQEI; via the exons ATGGCGGACTTCTCTCCCGTATTACCGATGCGGGATGGAGGAGCGGCAGGAGGACGAATGGGCCAGCCTATCTTCCCCCGCTCGAGGTCCGGTTCCGAGTCGGACAGCGAACTCTCCCAAAGCCTGGCTCGGACTAAGATCCGTTCTTACGGGAGCACGGCGAGCGTCACGGCCTCTCTCGGGGAGAAATTCATCGAGCATCGGGTTACGGACGGCGACACTCTGCAGGGAATTGCCCTCAAATATGGGGTAACG ATGGAGCAGATCAAGAGAGCCAACAAGTTGTTCAGCAACGACTGCATCTTCCTCAAGAACAGCCTCAACATCCCCGTGGCGCTGCCCAAGCGCTCCATTTTTAACGGACTGTCCCTGGAGTCTCCCGACGGGGACGGCGAAGCGGCGTGTCAGGAGTCGGCGAGCCCGCGTGGCGCGTTCCGGGACGTCGAGGGACCTTCGCCGGCGTCCtctcccccgcccccgcccccgcccgaaGACTCCAAAACCACCCGCCCCCTAGCGGAAGAGCTCTCGGCCAAAGACTTCTTACAAAGACTGGACTTGCAAATCAGACAGTCGAAGCAAGCGGCGCGCAGGCTGAAAGATGAGGAAGCGAG
- the tmod2 gene encoding tropomodulin-2, with the protein MTLSFKKDMDKYKDLDEDEILNSLSVDELKQLETALEDMDPENALLPAGLRQKNQTTKQATGTFDRESLLKYLEKEAMEYKDREDIVPFTGEKKGKVFIPKQKPIEAQQENVTNLDPELEEALCSATDTELCDLAAILGVHTLVTSNETYDATGARESYNNVVKGEKMTPVFDEPPNPTNVEETLNRIKSNDASLTEVNLNNIKNIPVPTLKDFAKAMEKNRHVTKFSMAATRSNDPIALAFSETLRENKTLRSLNLESNFITGAGMQSLIDALRDNDTLTEIKIDNQRQQLGTNVEMEIAKMLEENNSIVKFGYHFTKQGPRSRAAAAITKNNDLVRRRRVEGDQ; encoded by the exons ATGACGTTGTCGTTCAAAAAGGACATGGACAAGTACAAGGATCTGGATGAAGATGAGATTCTTAACAGTCTGTCGGTGGATGAGCTCAAACAGCTGGAGACAGCCCTGGAGGATATGGACCCAGAG AATGCTCTTCTTCCGGCGGGTTTGCGTCAGAAGAACCAAACGACTAAACAAGCCACGGGGACCTTTGACAGAGAGAGTCTCCTCAAGTACCTGGAGAAGGAAGCCATGGAGTATAAGGACAGAGAGGACATTGTACCGTTCACTGGAGAGAAGAAAG GCAAAGTATTTATTCCGAAACAGAAGCCAATAGAAGCACAACAGGAAAACGTCACAAACCTTGACCCAGAGTTGGAGGAAGCCTTGTGCAGTGCCACGGATACAGAACTCTGTGATCTTGCAG CAATCCTGGGCGTTCACACGCTTGTAACCAGCAATGAGACCTACGATGCAACTGGAGCAAGAGAGAGCTACAACa atgtGGTTAAAGGAGAAAAGATGACCCCTGTGTTTGACGAGCCACCTAATCCTACGAATGTAGAAGAAACACTGAACAGGATCAAGAGCAACGATGCCTCCCTAACCGAGGTCAACCTGAACAACATTAAG AACATCCCCGTCCCCACTCTCAAAGACTTTGCCAAAGCCATGGAGAAGAACAGACACGTAACCAAGTTCAGCATGGCAGCCACACGGAGTAACGACCCCATTGCGCTG GCGTTCAGCGAAACCCTGAGGGAGAACAAGACGCTGCGAAGTTTGAACTTGGAGTCCAACTTCATCACAGGTGCTGGGATGCAGTCGCTGATTGACGCGCTGCGAGACAATGACACGCTCACGGAGATCAAAATAGACAACCAG AGGCAACAGTTGGGTACCAATGTAGAGATGGAAATCGCTAAAATGTTGGAGGAGAACAACAGCATAGTCAAGTTCGGCTACCACTTCACCAAGCAAGGACCGCGCTCTCGAGCTGCTGCCGCCATCACCAAGAACAATGACCTCG TCCGCAGGAGGCGAGTGGAAGGGGACCAGTAG
- the leo1 gene encoding RNA polymerase-associated protein LEO1 isoform X1, which yields MADMDELFGSDGDSDNEQRGSGSGSGSDSEQERPRSVSNASGSGSDSEREQDDDDEEAGHAGEQPSMNKYSQELFGDDSEEEERSQHSGSGRSDNQSERSGNQSDASVHSDQAENEHSDTEQHSGSERGRRDDDEEDEEDGGRRSDGGSPAGSGMSGGGSPHSDRGSIRTDRSVHSDLGTPRSGAGTPHSDGEGSGRVNHSDDEKWEGGAKSDQSEDEEEKRQYSDEERDNSDDEGPRNRKSESAKGSDSEDDFIHRRSKAKAASDSDSDSDVGANDNKKSAADDLFGEADDISSDSDAEKPPTPGQPMDAEDGLEGEQPEEEPVPETRIEVEIPKVSTDLGSDLYFVKLPNFLSVEPRPFDPQYYEDEFEDEEMLDEEGRTRLKLKVENTIRWRVKRDEEGNETRESNARIVKWSDGSMSLHLGNEVFDVYKAPLQGDHNHLFIRQGTGLQGQAVFKTKLTFRPHSTDSATHRKMTLSLADRCSKTQKIRILPMAGRDPESHRNEMIKKEEERLRASIRRESQQRRMREKQHQRGLSSSYLEPDRYDDDEEGEESISLAAIKGKYKGGGGGGLREERARIYSSDSDEGSDDDKAQRLIKAKKLDSDEEGEGSGKRKAEDEEEVTTKKAKKYVISDEEEEEEDEEEAEEGEAEEVDDEEEEDDE from the exons ATGGCGGACATGGACGAATTGTTCGGGAGTGATGGAGACAGTGATAATGAGCAACGAG GGTCTGGTTCGGGCTCCGGTTCCGACTCCGAGCAAGAGAGACCGCGATCCGTCAGCAACGCCTCCGGCAGCGGCAGTGACAGTGAGCGAGAACAagatgacgacgacgaagagGCAGGCCACGCAGGAGAGCAACCCAGTATGAAtaag tattcccaGGAGCTGTTCGGGGACGATAGCGAGGAAGAGGAGCGCAGTCAGCACAGCGGCAGCGGACGCAGCGATAACCAGTCCGAGCGGTCGGGCAATCAGTCGGACGCCAGCGTGCACTCGGATCAGGCTGAGAACGAACACTCTGACACGGAGCAGCACAGCGGCTCGGAGCGTGGCCGCCGGGACgatgacgaggaggacgaggaagatGGAGGCCGGCGGTCAGATGGCGGAAGCCCGGCGGGCAGTGGGATGTCTGGCGGGGGTAGTCCTCACTCTGACAGGGGCAGTATCCGGACTGACAGAAG TGTTCACAGCGATCTTGGAACACCTCGGTCGGGTGCGGGCACCCCTCACTCTGACGGAGAAGGGTCAGGCCGAGTGAACCATTCGGATGACGAGAAGTGGGAAGGCGGGGCTAAGAGCGACCAATCGGAGGACGAAGAGGAGAAACGGCAATACTCGGATGAAGAAAGGGACAACTCTGACGACGAAGGGCCCAGGAACAGAAAGTCGG AATCTGCAAAGGGAAGCGATAGCGAAGATGATTTCATCCACAGGAGAAGCAAAGCGAAAGCCGCGTCCGACTCCGATTCTGACAGCGACGTGGGGGCAAATGATA ACAAGAAGTCTGCAGCGGATGACCTGTTCGGCGAGGCTGATGACATCTCTTCTGACAGCGACGCAGAAAAGCCGCCAACTCCGGGACAGCCCATG GATGCAGAAGACGGCCTGGAAGGGGAACAGCCAGAGGAGGAGCCTGTGCCCGAGACTCGCATCGAAGTGGAGATACCCAAAGTTAGCACTGACCTCGGCTCTGATCTTTACTTTGTTAAGCTGCCCAACTTCCTCTCCGTAGAGCCCAG ACCTTTCGACCCACAGTACTACGAGGATGAATTTGAAGACGAGGAAATGCTGGATGAAGAAGGACGCACCAGGCTCAAACTGAAG GTGGAGAACACCATTCGGTGGCGGGTCAAGCGAGATGAGGAAGGAAACGAAACCCGTGAAAGCAACGCACGCATCGTCAAATGGTCCGACGGGAG CATGTCCCTCCACCTCGGCAATGAAGTGTTTGACGTTTACAAAGCTCCTCTCCAGGGAGACCACAACCACCTGTTTATCCGCCAGGGTACTGGGCTGCAGGGACAGGCTGTGTTCAAAACCAAGCTCACGTTCAG GCCTCACTCCACCGACAGCGCCACCCACAGGAAGATGACCTTGTCCCTGGCCGACCGTTGTTCCAAGACGCAGAAAATCCGAATCCTCCCCATGGCCGGACGAGATCCAGAGTCGCATCGTAATGAAATGATCAAG AAAGAGGAGGAGCGGCTGCGAGCGTCCATCCGCAGAGAGTCGCAGCAGAGGCGGATGAGGGAGAAACAGCACCAGAGAGGCCTGAGCAGCAGCTACCTGGAGCCCGATCGCTATGACGACGACGAAGAAGGGGAGGAGTCCATCAGCCTGGCAGCCATCAAGGGCAAATAcaaaggaggaggcgggggaggcTTGAGAG AGGAACGAGCGAGGATCTACTCATCAGACAGCGACGAAGGCTCCGACGACGACAAAGCGCAGAGGCTGATCAAGGCCAAAAAGCTGGACAGTGACGAG GAGGGTGAAGGGTCAGGCAAGCGGAAGgcagaggacgaggaggaggtgaCCACGAAGAAAGCCAAGAAATATGTGATcagtgatgaagaagaggaagaggaggatgaagaagaggcaGAGGAAGGGGAAGCGGAGGAAGTGGATgacgaggaggaagaagatgatgaataa
- the leo1 gene encoding RNA polymerase-associated protein LEO1 isoform X2, whose product MADMDELFGSDGDSDNEQRGSGSGSGSDSEQERPRSVSNASGSGSDSEREQDDDDEEAGHAGEQPSMNKELFGDDSEEEERSQHSGSGRSDNQSERSGNQSDASVHSDQAENEHSDTEQHSGSERGRRDDDEEDEEDGGRRSDGGSPAGSGMSGGGSPHSDRGSIRTDRSVHSDLGTPRSGAGTPHSDGEGSGRVNHSDDEKWEGGAKSDQSEDEEEKRQYSDEERDNSDDEGPRNRKSESAKGSDSEDDFIHRRSKAKAASDSDSDSDVGANDNKKSAADDLFGEADDISSDSDAEKPPTPGQPMDAEDGLEGEQPEEEPVPETRIEVEIPKVSTDLGSDLYFVKLPNFLSVEPRPFDPQYYEDEFEDEEMLDEEGRTRLKLKVENTIRWRVKRDEEGNETRESNARIVKWSDGSMSLHLGNEVFDVYKAPLQGDHNHLFIRQGTGLQGQAVFKTKLTFRPHSTDSATHRKMTLSLADRCSKTQKIRILPMAGRDPESHRNEMIKKEEERLRASIRRESQQRRMREKQHQRGLSSSYLEPDRYDDDEEGEESISLAAIKGKYKGGGGGGLREERARIYSSDSDEGSDDDKAQRLIKAKKLDSDEEGEGSGKRKAEDEEEVTTKKAKKYVISDEEEEEEDEEEAEEGEAEEVDDEEEEDDE is encoded by the exons ATGGCGGACATGGACGAATTGTTCGGGAGTGATGGAGACAGTGATAATGAGCAACGAG GGTCTGGTTCGGGCTCCGGTTCCGACTCCGAGCAAGAGAGACCGCGATCCGTCAGCAACGCCTCCGGCAGCGGCAGTGACAGTGAGCGAGAACAagatgacgacgacgaagagGCAGGCCACGCAGGAGAGCAACCCAGTATGAAtaag GAGCTGTTCGGGGACGATAGCGAGGAAGAGGAGCGCAGTCAGCACAGCGGCAGCGGACGCAGCGATAACCAGTCCGAGCGGTCGGGCAATCAGTCGGACGCCAGCGTGCACTCGGATCAGGCTGAGAACGAACACTCTGACACGGAGCAGCACAGCGGCTCGGAGCGTGGCCGCCGGGACgatgacgaggaggacgaggaagatGGAGGCCGGCGGTCAGATGGCGGAAGCCCGGCGGGCAGTGGGATGTCTGGCGGGGGTAGTCCTCACTCTGACAGGGGCAGTATCCGGACTGACAGAAG TGTTCACAGCGATCTTGGAACACCTCGGTCGGGTGCGGGCACCCCTCACTCTGACGGAGAAGGGTCAGGCCGAGTGAACCATTCGGATGACGAGAAGTGGGAAGGCGGGGCTAAGAGCGACCAATCGGAGGACGAAGAGGAGAAACGGCAATACTCGGATGAAGAAAGGGACAACTCTGACGACGAAGGGCCCAGGAACAGAAAGTCGG AATCTGCAAAGGGAAGCGATAGCGAAGATGATTTCATCCACAGGAGAAGCAAAGCGAAAGCCGCGTCCGACTCCGATTCTGACAGCGACGTGGGGGCAAATGATA ACAAGAAGTCTGCAGCGGATGACCTGTTCGGCGAGGCTGATGACATCTCTTCTGACAGCGACGCAGAAAAGCCGCCAACTCCGGGACAGCCCATG GATGCAGAAGACGGCCTGGAAGGGGAACAGCCAGAGGAGGAGCCTGTGCCCGAGACTCGCATCGAAGTGGAGATACCCAAAGTTAGCACTGACCTCGGCTCTGATCTTTACTTTGTTAAGCTGCCCAACTTCCTCTCCGTAGAGCCCAG ACCTTTCGACCCACAGTACTACGAGGATGAATTTGAAGACGAGGAAATGCTGGATGAAGAAGGACGCACCAGGCTCAAACTGAAG GTGGAGAACACCATTCGGTGGCGGGTCAAGCGAGATGAGGAAGGAAACGAAACCCGTGAAAGCAACGCACGCATCGTCAAATGGTCCGACGGGAG CATGTCCCTCCACCTCGGCAATGAAGTGTTTGACGTTTACAAAGCTCCTCTCCAGGGAGACCACAACCACCTGTTTATCCGCCAGGGTACTGGGCTGCAGGGACAGGCTGTGTTCAAAACCAAGCTCACGTTCAG GCCTCACTCCACCGACAGCGCCACCCACAGGAAGATGACCTTGTCCCTGGCCGACCGTTGTTCCAAGACGCAGAAAATCCGAATCCTCCCCATGGCCGGACGAGATCCAGAGTCGCATCGTAATGAAATGATCAAG AAAGAGGAGGAGCGGCTGCGAGCGTCCATCCGCAGAGAGTCGCAGCAGAGGCGGATGAGGGAGAAACAGCACCAGAGAGGCCTGAGCAGCAGCTACCTGGAGCCCGATCGCTATGACGACGACGAAGAAGGGGAGGAGTCCATCAGCCTGGCAGCCATCAAGGGCAAATAcaaaggaggaggcgggggaggcTTGAGAG AGGAACGAGCGAGGATCTACTCATCAGACAGCGACGAAGGCTCCGACGACGACAAAGCGCAGAGGCTGATCAAGGCCAAAAAGCTGGACAGTGACGAG GAGGGTGAAGGGTCAGGCAAGCGGAAGgcagaggacgaggaggaggtgaCCACGAAGAAAGCCAAGAAATATGTGATcagtgatgaagaagaggaagaggaggatgaagaagaggcaGAGGAAGGGGAAGCGGAGGAAGTGGATgacgaggaggaagaagatgatgaataa